From Anopheles darlingi chromosome 2, idAnoDarlMG_H_01, whole genome shotgun sequence, the proteins below share one genomic window:
- the LOC125950700 gene encoding 3-sulfolactaldehyde dehydrogenase yields the protein MLRGSRLLLRSLKWNVPVTGTRNTSFQFDQCAFGRRMLHGNPLTQSQAFVNGRWVGANSGATFEVQNPANGQVLGVVPDMNREDVQLAIDSAYNAFYEKGWHNSTAKDRAALLKKWFALMEKNRQEIASIMTAESGKPLVESLGELTYGNSFVEWFAEEARRIYGEIVPSPVAGRQIMLTRNPVGVAGLITPWNFPHAMITRKAAAALAAGCTVVIKPAEDTPLTALALARLAEEAGFPKGVINVITSSRTHAAEIGQLLCGSDKVAAISFTGSTEVGKLLYRQCADGVKRIGLELGGNAPFIVFKSADMEKAVTGAMNSKFRNCGQTCISANRFLIQDEIHDEFVEKLIERIGKLAIGDGSREGIQIGPLINRAQLTKVDRFVTDAKEKGATVRHGGRTLPQHGELYYEPTVVTNLRDDMLLYNEEVFGPVVSVVRFKTEEEALAIANGTRRGLAGYFFSNDLNQVFRVARELETGMIGINEGLISATEAAFGGIKESGVGREGSRHGIDEYVYIKYLCYGNLQ from the exons ATGCTTCGAGGCTCGCGGTTGTTGCTTCGTAGTTTAAAGTGGAATGTTCCCGTGACCGGAACCAGAAACACCAGTTTCCAATTCGATCAGTGCGCGTTTGGGAGAAGAATGTTGCACGGAAATCCGCTAACCCAGAGCCAGGCGTTCGTGAATGGACGCTGGGTTGGGGCCAATTCGGGGGCTACCTTCGAGGTACAGAACCCCGCCAACGGACAGGTACTGGGAGTGGTTCCGGATATGAACCGGGAAGATGTACAGCTCGCCATCGATTCCGCTTATAACGCGTTCTACGAGAAGGGCTGGCATAACAGTACGGCCAAGGACCGGGCAGCGCTGCTAAAG AAATGGTTTGCTTTGATGGAGAAGAACCGCCAGGAGATTGCGAGCATCATGACGGCGGAATCGGGCAAACCGTTGGTGGAATCACTGGGAGAGCTCACGTACGGGAACTCGTTCGTCGAGTGGTTTGCCGAGGAGGCACGTCGCATCTACGGTGAAATCGTACCATCACCCGTGGCCGGCCGACAGATTATGCTGACACGCAATCcggtcggtgtggccggaCTCATAACGCCCTGGAACTTTCCGCATGCGATGATCACGCGAAAGGCAGCCGCTGCTCTGGCGGCCGGCTGTACGGTCGTAATCAAACCGGCCGAAGATACGCCACTGACGGCACTCGCACTAGCTCGGCTCGCGGAGGAGGCTGGCTTCCCGAAGGGTGTTATCAACGTGATAACGAGTAGCCGAACTCATGCAGCCGAAATTGGTCAGCTGCTTTGTGGCAGCGATAAGGTTGCGGCCATCTCGTTTACCGGCTCGACCGAGGTTGGCAAGCTGCTCTATCGCCAGTGTGCGGATGGCGTTAAACGCATTGGCCTAGAGCTGGGCGGAAACGCGCCGTTCATTGTCTTCAAATCGGCCGACATGGAGAAAGCGGTGACCGGTGCGATGAACTCAAAGTTCCGCAACTGTGGCCAAACGTGCATCTCCGCCAATCGGTTCCTCATTCAGGACGAGATACACGATGAGTTCGTCGAGAAGCTGATCGAACGGATCGGCAAGCTGGCGATCGGTGATGGTAGCCGCGAGGGCATTCAGATCGGTCCACTGATCAACCGAGCCCAACTAACCAAAGTCGATCGTTTCGTAACGGAtgcgaaggaaaagggagcAACGGTGCGGCACGGAGGACGAACGCTACCCCAGCACGGTGAGCTGTACTATGAACCGACGGTCGTGACGAACCTTCGGGACGACATGCTGCTGTACAATGAGGAAGTCTTCGGACCGGTCGTCTCAGTGGTACGTTTCAAGACGGAGGAGGAAGCACTGGCCATCGCGAATGGTACGCGTCGCGGTCTGGCCGGTTACTTCTTCTCGAACGATCTGAACCAAGTGTTCCGGGTGGCACGTGAATTGGAAACCGGCATGATCGGTATCAACGAGGGACTCATCTCGGCTACCGAGGCCGCCTTCGGTGGCATCAAGGAGTCGGGCGTTGGACGTGAAGGCTCACGCCATGGCATTGATGAATATGTTTACATCAAGTATCTCTGTTACGGCAATTTGCAGTAG